GGGGTTAGGAGTGGTTAGATGGTCACTCCACTATGTTACACTGCCGTTTCTTTGCTCGATGTTGTGATTTACAGATTGTAAAAAGTAAAGTCTGTTTGAGATTTGGTGTGATGTTCAGAGGTGTGATGGATCACAGAAGCATCCGGAGTTTGTTCTCAGTATAAATGATGCTTTTGTCATTTCTCACACGGGAGATTTCGGCTGGGTGTAAACGTGCTGCTTCTGTTATTTAATCACAGTGATCAAACCGCATCTTTACTTCAGCCTCAGCGAAATATAGGATTGTCAATAAATCCAGTGCTGAGTTTGCAGTGTGTGATTCAGGGGCTCCCAAACTCTAAGCGGACTTCATAGAAGCATCTATGTAGTATTAAAGACACTGATGTAAACTGTTTTGTACCTCTGTGAAGTTGGGACCCCCATATAATTAAATGCTTATCAAATCTGTACCATTCCTTTGTGCcgatttgtgctgatttgtgccattaaaagaaACATTGTATCTCTTGTATCCCTTAATTCCttagaaatatgaatatgaattagAAACGACCACATGGGGTTGAAAGTGAACAGATTTTAAGACGAagttagagctctgtcaggtccttataatggaagcaAATGGGTGCCagaactttgacggtccaaaagtcccatttaggcagcataaaagtaatccacactactccagtcgatcaatgaatgtcttctgaagcaaatccatACATTTATGTAACAAATAAATCACTACTTAAGCagttaataatttataaaaagcTCTTTCTGCCAGCagccagggatggattaccgacctgGCCATTGGGGcgagtgcccaggggcccttgactaccctgGGGggctgggctttaaggttgcgcaaTCCATTTAGGAGAATCCcccgctcgaaaacccatcaacaatgaaaaaaaCCAAGGGGcccccttggagataattggccctggggcctttgcaagtcataatccgtccatGCCAGCAGCTGACGCAAAGCGTGACGTAAGCGTGTCCGTTCACGCAAGAATTCGGAAGCGGCGCTTGTTTACAACGGAAGAACAAACATCTTGCGAGAGTTCGGCCAAGTTaaaattttaaagttaaaattacaTAATCTATGgattaacttcagaagacattaactgatcgactggagtcgtgtggagtacgtttttctttatattctgcctaaatgtgacttttggaccgtcaaagtgctggcacccattcactcacattattaggacctgacagagctctaacttcttcaattcttcttttgtgttctgctgaagaaagacagtcagacacaactgggatggcattagggtaagtgaataatgagagaattttaagttttgggtgaactgtccctttcaaCATGTAAAGGTTGTGGCTCATCaacatcaaaacattgctctgtttgtttgagctgtTTTCCAACCAATAGCGGATGTGGGAGAATGCTTGGGGAACTTGTTTGAAAGACAAAAATGAGGGGATGTAATCTACAAATGGCTTTTTtccacaaatgtaaaaatgtcaaattgaaaTTGGATCACAAAGTTTTCGAATCTAaattttttttagagagagaTCCGCATTTGGGCGCCACATTTATCGTGAATGTTACTGTTGCTAGATAAACATCTGTGGCGTGAACGCAACTGTTAATCAGACCATTGCAAATCTATCTTCACATTTTTGTGATCACAGCTAACAAGTTCATGATCCCTGTAAATACATGAATTGGATGTTTACTTTACCGATAATACACAGTTTTAAAAGACTAAAGAATGAATGCACTTttacaaacatattttaattgAAGCTTATTATCATGTTTAAAggtgtaataattaaaaaataaagaggatgattttatCACATTGTTTTGAGAGATTATAGCCAAAAACTACAGTACAAGTCTGAGATCAAATATATAGTACGCTGGATCTGTGTGCAGAGCTTCAAAACTCTCTGGTGTATAAAACAATGagataaacataacaaaatgaaataatcaaCAGGGAAAAATAAGAATTAGCTTACTAGTTTTACTGACCATGAAGTTAGCTTAGAAATACACTGGAAAATGGATTAGACTGTCCTTCTGAGTTTACAATACTTCACAAAGAATAGAACAAACTGTGTGTGGTTgtcaaatacattaaaaaacacaatAGCCAAGTTAGCATTTAAGTTACCATATATAAGTTAGCATATAAATTAGCATATAAGTTAGCATATAAGTTACCATATAAATTAGCATATAAGATACCATATATACGTTAGCATATAAATTAGCATATAAGATACCATATATACGTTAGCATATATGTTAGCATATAAGTTACCATATATACGTTAGCATATAAGTTAACATATAAGTTACCATATATGTTAGCATATAAATGAGCATATAAGATACCATATATACGTTAGCATATACATTAGCATATAAGTTAGCATATAAGTTACCAAATATATATGTTAGCATATAAGATACCATATATACGTTAGCATATACGTTAGCATATAAGTTACCATATATAAGTTACCATATATACGTTAGCATATAAGTTACCATATATAGGTTAGCATATACGTTAGCATATAAGTTACCATATATACGTTAGCATATACATTAGCATATAAGTTACCATATATATGTTAGCATATAAATGAGCATATAAGATACCATATATACGTTAGCATATACATTAGCATATAAGTTACCATATATATGTTAACATATAAATTAGCATATAAGATACCATAAATACGTTAGCATATATGTTAGCATATAAGTTACCATATATACGTTAGCATATAAGTTACCATATATACGTTAGCATATAAATTAGCATATAAGATACCATATATACGTTAGCATATACGTTAGCATATAAGTTACCATATATACGTTAGCATATAAGTTACCATATATACGTTAGCATATAAATTAGCATATAAGATACCATATATATGTTAACATATAAGTTACCATATATACGTTAGCATATAAGTTACCATACAAACATTAGCATATAAGTTAGCATATAAATTAGCATATAAGTTACCATATATACATTAGCATATAAGTTAGCATATAAATTAGCATATAAGTTACCATATATACATTAGCATATAAGTTAGCATATAAATTAGCATATAAGTTACCATATATATGTTAGCATATACATTAGCTTATACGTTAGCATATAAGCAAGGACACACCCTATGCATTTTATGGTGACACAAGAAGTTTGAGTGGGACATAAAGGGCTTGTCCCTGTTTTAAAGTTAAACTCACAGCTATAAACATTATTTGCCTCTTGCTATTGCATGTCAAAAataggtggtattagggggaggggcATCCTCACTCTAGAGAGCATTGGATTGGACAAATATTTGGATATGCCCCTTAGTGCAAGATCAGTCGTCATTATTGTTGGTCAGTTTCCTTGAAGGGTTTCATGCAAGAGAGGGTATCATTTTTTGTGTGTCCAATCTTTCAACTGGTTCTGTTTATTACTTTCCCTCACATAAAACAGTAAATTTAGATCTGCAGTCTTTATCAGTCCATTTGAATACACCGTTCATCTTCTCTATGGCACCACAGTGGTGGGACATCTGATGTTCTGGTTGACTTCCTCCTTTCCAGTTGGTCCAGGGTCCCACATGAAGTCCATTGGACCAAATCCAGAATCCAAAGAGTCGACTCTGTCTAAGCCCCACCCACACTGGACCAGAAATATTGCTTCTTCTTAGTTCTCGCTCCATTTCTCTCTGATCAGCCTCAGACTCGATGCGCAGGAGTCCAGAAGTATTCCCATTATTATCGCAGTAATCCAGAGCTTTCTCCCAGGACATCTTTTTCTCACTGACATGAATGTGACTTTCTGCCAGAAGAATATACACATCTAAAATGAGTTAAATAGTTTGCTTTTGTGAAGTATATGATGTGAATTAATTGAATTTGAATGCATTAACTCTTGTTTCATCTTACTGTAGCATAGGGCAAAGTGTTCACTACTGTCTGTACTATTAATCCAACTCTTTCTGTTAGCAGACTTTCCTCTATCAATCCATTCCACATTGTCACTAAAGAGGCCGATCCAGAAAGGATTACTACTGCTTTTCCCTTTTTCTTTCACCTGATTATTCTCCGTCTCATCTCTGATAGTGACTAAATCAGTGTGATTATTTCTACAGTACAGCTGAGCGTCAAACCAGGTTTTGCTTTCATTGATTAACTTGTATTTGTTTGATGCTTCACCatctgtttgaatgcaagaatttgaaatgtatttggtttTATTATAACATTTAGATTTGTATGATACAAACATCTCAGAGATTATTACCTTGATCATAACACATGAAGTATTTTGGTGTGTTGTATTGGACAGATTCCCATTCTCCATCAGCTTTCATTGCAGCACAACAGATTTCCTCACAATTCCCTTTTAATTTGCTGAATGTGACTTCATCACCATTTGACCACTTATTGGTTCCGATACTTGTGTAGGCACCAATCCAGGCACCAGTTGGACAGGCCGTTTTATCTAATTCTGCATTGCCTTTTTGGTCGTAAATTGTAACAAGGTTAGTAAAATGACTCTTGCAGTAACTTTGAGCTGTGCTTAGATTCATTTTGGTGTTTACAAAGATGAACTCTCTTAGACGACCTGCAGCATTTGAAGGATGACAAGCTGAGGAAAAACATTACAAGCTATTGACAAGTATCATCTTCACTGGAAACATTGTTGTCCATCTTACAAAGGAAATGCATTCAGTAGCAGTTTTGCTTAAGTTTAAAAGCTGATTAACAAAATCAGATAAATGCAGGAGTCAATACTCACCCCAGAGGAGGAATAGCACAGGTAGGAAAACCATAATAATGCTCAGTATTAAACTAGTATCTTGCGTCTCTTATTATTAAACTGTGATCGTTCATGTGATTCGACGAATCTATTCAGAAGAGATGTTTGTTAGAAACCATTTCACTGctaataatacataatacacaACTGATATAATCAATTTCATGAGGACTGAAACAAACTTTCAATATTCAGGATCACAAAAATAGATGTGTACCGTTCTCCTACATGCATTTCAACAGATATTACCTCCCAGTCAGTCCATAGTGGCTCACCATGTTACAtcgcttccccccctcagggatgtggggaactacatgacatatTTTGGGGCGTTGGATAagtttacgtgcagtctgatgcacctgctatttttgcacgcAGCAGTCCACATAATACGGTTCAGTGTTGTGCCGTTTTTAGATAAGGACCTCTATCAAATTGATTATGATtatatgattatgattatgataTGATTGAAGTTCCTCTCACACAGTAATAAATGTGCAATAAATCTGCctcctttttttgtttcattgttaTTTGATGATGCATTAAAATGCAACATTGAGATTTTGAAACACATCTGTCGCattaagcaacatttttcaggaGAAATAAATATCTGAAGGTTTTGTTGAACAATTATGGGTCAAATCACCAAGAAAcgtatttctatcgggaagacacgcaggcttgagtgaagtttaagatgccatttatttgatagatgtaaaacagaaagatatgtctctctctttggcgtaggccccgtctggcgatccgagggagttgtacccggaaccgtcatgtcctgccggagataggaggcaggggcgaggagcctactcccgtgcgggacagggctcaacaggtggtggtggggtggtggaggttgcctgtgtttagcacaccgaaacagcaatgtgatagattgtgagcagacttataaagcaacagcttacatgcgattggctgggaattaccaagctaatgatgtgatgatgtacagctgctagtcttcccgcaagaactacactgcacttccatttacagatcattcattcatattttaaatgatatacatttcaatttaaattaaactaaatatgatctgtattttttaaatacataaaatgatcATATCTGTCCTGTTTGGAAGCGATATTAATGTGACTTTTGCATGTTTAAAGAATGACTCTAGTCCGATTTATTGttgcaataataaaatattaattacacTCCCAAAGTGCTTTAATTCAAGTTTTACAGCATCAAGTGTTTGTTAATGTGATGTAAATCTGGAAACACGATTAGTTATTTCCTCTCACTGTGTTTGACTTTTAATTCAATATAATTGTAAATGAGTAGTTGATATGAAATCTAAaactaatattaacaatatttttctAATTGGTTCATAATTATTGTTTATGCAGTTTTTAACTGAGACAACGCTGAATATTTGTACTTataaaaatgcatgtaaatacaaataaattatacatcAGCTACCCTATTAATCATtatgaataaatattattattattattattattattattataggataATTTACAAGACTTCATTATGACATGATTACATTATAAATACTTTCTGtgaacattcaaaatgtatttaaaatttaaTGATTATGATCTTTTATAGCACCTGGTAAATTAACCAAAtgcaatatttttataattttataattatcacCCAAATACTATTGATGGATGCTGTCATTTATATTTAAGTGAACATATCTGAAGTCAGATATTATTCACACATAACAGGATTCATGTAATCTATTGAATAAATCATGATTATAGGATCAATATAATGATGATTGTAGTTTGTAGGATACAGTATGTACTGATATTATATCATATATAGCACATGTAGATATTAATGGTAGATATCATTTTCATTATGGACTGTACTGAAAATGTTTGCATGACATTTCCAAACAGTACAGCTTTAAATAAGtacaaaatatcataaaataaattcaaaataaacacATTGCTTATACAAATGTTATTTCAGTAATAATTTACTAAACAGAGATCACACAAAGGCTCTTCTTACCTGATGAGCAGATTATCTGATAGTGTTCTGGAGGAAACGACAAACTCTTTTAAATAATGTCAAAAGTTATTTGGGTAGGTGTAAATAGGCAAATTGAGAATGAAAGCTAATTTTAGCTTCACTGGAGGAACAGACTTCTATATCATCTACTGTCAGTAATATTTTGGCATTTAACTTACACTTTTGTAAATACACAGATACTGCTGAAGTGCTGAAAATCactaaatatatttgaaaacacaaatacaaataaatcaacatGTTTTCTTGTGTGAACTGACGTTAAAGTCAATAAACACTTGTTTATTAGCTCTAATTCTTGTTATTGCATAGTCAATGCATTTAATGATTTTTGAAAACGTAAAAACTAGAATAGGCGTGAAGACAGATAAAAAAATTAGTCAAGCGTAACTTCTGGTTATGATGTAAAATCTGACCTGACAGTGGACTcaactttaaagctttaaaggacTCAAGATTGCGCCGAATATAGCTGCTgcattgcgagctccgacacaacactgcagttttttgtttgttttgtttacagttttatgtttttttgtcttgtatgttgacgcttttggacattggttctgcaattacaccgaaaaccggacttcaaatttcTCAATTCCGACCCGCTATTTataaacacgccagcggagccctttgtctgggcagcccgGCCGCAGAAATGCAGGAGGAAAAGGGggaaaagagccggcgttctcatcagagtaagacgttgcGAAAATCGACCCctgctacccagtattctactttCAAACGTTcaatctctggacaacaagctctgcgagtgaagagcgcggatctctttccaacgagagacgaggtattgctgcgttatctgccttacagaaacttggatgtctgtggagattccagactcagccatcgaacccgcagggttttggaccattgctattctcctttcccggatggctacaaatccctcccccgcccaccatttggcaaatcggaccactcttgcgttctgcttctgcccacttacaggcagaaactgaaacgggaagcacccaccctcagaatgatccagtgctggtcagaccaatcagactctgtgctacaagactgttttgatcacgtggactgggagatgttccggtccgcctctgatgatgacatcgaggcTTACGCTGATagcataacgtgtttcatcaggaagtgcgtagaggacgttgttctgaccaaaacaatacggatctactccaaccagaaaccatgggttaacggccaTGTTCACTCAGCActtaataaataagtaaataacaccgccctctaggagagagcactcgcggccgacgctacagcggttggttcactctccatctctgatgcggatgtaacccgatccttctgacgggtgaatatccgtaaagccgcgggtccaaacggcattccgggccgcatcatcagagtgtgctcgaaccaactggctggtgtttttatgaacattttcaacctgtccctctccttgtctgtagtccccacatgcctCAAAATATCCACCATTGTGCttgtaccaaagcaatcaaaaatcacttaaatgactggcatcctgttgctctgagccccatcatcagcaaatgctttgagaggctaatcagagattacatctgctctgtgctgcccacctcactggacccattgcagtttgccaaccacaacaaccgctccactgatgatgccattgcatctacattaCACACTGCtgtctcccacctggaaaaaaggaacacatatgtgagaatgctgtttgtagactacagctcagcattcaacaccatagtgccctccaagcttgatgagaaactccgggatCTGGGCTTAAagagctcgctgtgcagctggatcctggacttcctgtcaggcagacgtaaggtggttagaatgggcagcagcatctcctcatcactgaccctcaacactggagccccgcagggctgtgttctcagcccactcctgtttTCCCTATACACACCTGACTGTGTGTAAAcgcatagctccaatgccatcatcaagtttgctgacgatacgacagcggtaggtctgatcactgacaatgatgaaacaggtgcacactctgacatgctggtgtcaggagcacaacctctccctcaacgtctgtaaaaccaaggagcttgtagtgtcaagttcctctgtgtccacatcactgaggaacttacatggtccgtccacactgaggccgttgtgaagaaggctcaccagcgcctcttcttcctgagacggctgaggacgtttggaatgaaccatcacatcctcatacggttctacaccagcactttagagagcattctgactggctgcatcaccgcctggtacggcaatagcaccacctacaaccgcaaagccctgcaaagggtggtgcgaactgccagacacatcttcggaggtgagcttccctccctccaagacatctataacaggcggtgtgtgaaaaaagctcggaggattatcagagactccagccacccgagtcatgggctgctctcactgctaccatcaggcaggcggtatcgcagaatcaggacccgcaccagccgactacatgtaCTACAGGTAGCTTAGAAATACACTGGAAAATGGATTAGACTGTCCTTCTGAGTTTACAAGACTTCACAAAGAATAGAACAAACTGTGTGTGGTTGTCAAATACATCAAAAAACACAATAGCAAAGTTAGCATAAACGTTAGCATATACGTTAGCATATAAGTTAGCACATAAGCAAGGACACACCCTATGCATTTTATGGTGACACAAGAAGATTGGGTTGGACATAAAGGGCTTGTCCCTGTTTTAAAGTTAAACTCACAGCTATAAACATCATTTGCTTCTTGCTATTGCAAGTCAAAAataggtggtattagggggaggggcATCCTCACTCTAGAGAGCATTGGATTGGACAAATATTTGGATATGCCCCTTAGTGCAAGATGAGTCGTCATTATTGTTGGTCAGTTTCCTTGAAGGGTTTCATGCAAGAGAGGGTATCATTTTTTCATTGTCTCAACTTTTAAGAGTACAAACAGATGGCCTCAAAACTAACAGAGACAAaactttgatttcatggggtttcATTAAAGAACAGTTTACAGAGATTACAGTATATTCATCTAGTCACGTGTGTCCAAACTTTCAACTGGTTCTGTTTATTACTTTCCCTCACATAA
This sequence is a window from Xyrauchen texanus isolate HMW12.3.18 chromosome 45, RBS_HiC_50CHRs, whole genome shotgun sequence. Protein-coding genes within it:
- the LOC127637194 gene encoding uncharacterized protein LOC127637194 isoform X1 is translated as MTFLHVLLLLWAFPLSDASHRLRTFHFVNKTLPIKARAICTQNYTDLVTVYDEQDNLELTKMIKLPLSSTALIGAHRNATNSSYKWSNGDEVTFSKLTDYCGEICCAAMKADGEWESVQYNTTKYFMCYDQDGEASNKYKLINESKTWFDAQLYCRNNHTDLVTIRDETENNQVKEKGKSSSNPFWIGLFSDNVEWIDRGKSANRKSWINSTDSSEHFALCYKSHIHVSEKKMSWEKALDYCDNNGNTSGLLRIESEADQREMERELRRSNISGPVWVGLRQSRLFGFWIWSNGLHVGPWTNWKGGSQPEHQMSHHCGAIEKMNGVFKWTDKDCRSKFTVLCEGK
- the LOC127637194 gene encoding macrophage mannose receptor 1-like isoform X3, whose amino-acid sequence is MVFLPVLFLLWACHPSNAAGRLREFIFVNTKMNLSTAQSYCKSHFTNLVTIYDQKGNAELDKTACPTGAWIGAYTSIGTNKWSNGDEVTFSKLKGNCEEICCAAMKADGEWESVQYNTPKYFMCYDQDGEASNKYKLINESKTWFDAQLYCRNNHTDLVTIRDETENNQVKEKGKSSSNPFWIGLFSDNVEWIDRGKSANRKSWINSTDSSEHFALCYKSHIHVSEKKMSWEKALDYCDNNGNTSGLLRIESEADQREMERELRRSNISGPVWVGLRQSRLFGFWIWSNGLHVGPWTNWKGGSQPEHQMSHHCGAIEKMNGVFKWTDKDCRSKFTVLCEGK